A DNA window from Arachis duranensis cultivar V14167 chromosome 3, aradu.V14167.gnm2.J7QH, whole genome shotgun sequence contains the following coding sequences:
- the LOC107479934 gene encoding uncharacterized protein LOC107479934 (The sequence of the model RefSeq protein was modified relative to this genomic sequence to represent the inferred CDS: added 5 bases not found in genome assembly), whose translation MDPKEVKSELVLILDYGSQYTHLITRRIRSLSVFSLCISGTSSLSAITALNPSVVILSGGPHSVHTPDSPSFPDGFLDWAQSNGVVVLGICYGLQLLVQRLGGEVRVGHTQEYGRMEIHVDKPSDLFGNDKVGSKQVVWMSHGDEAAVLPPGFQVVARSQQGAVAAIENPSRKFYGLQYHPEVTHTPEGMETLKRFLFDVCKVAAEWKMEDVMEEEIKVIKETVGPDEHVICALSGGVDSTVAATLVHKAIGDRLHCVFVDNGLLRYKERERVMGTFEKDLHLPVVCVDAVDQFLSKLNGVTDPEMKRKIIGKEFICIFDAFAHELEQKLGKKPSYLVQGTLYPDVIESCPPPGSGRTHSHTIKSHHNVGGLPKDMKLKLIEPLKLLFKDEVRQLGKILNVPEGFLKRHPFPGPGLAVRVLGDVTEGDALEILRQVDEIFIQSIKDAGLYDEIWQAFAVFLPIRSVGVQGDQRTHSHVVALRAVTSQDGMTADWYYFEHKFLDDVARKICNGVRGVNRVVQDITSKPPSTIEWE comes from the exons ATGGACCCTAAAGAGGTGAAATCGGAGCTGGTGCTCATCCTAGACTATGGTTCCCAATACACACACCTCATCACTCGCCGAATCAGAAGCCTCTCTGTCTTCTCCCTCTGCATCTCGGGCACCTCCTCTCTCTCCGCCATCACTGCCCTCAACCCCTCCGTCGTCATCCTCTCCGGCGGACCTCACTCCGTCCACACCCCGGACTCCCCATCCTTCCCCGATGGCTTCCTCGACTGGGCCCAGTCAAACGGCGTCGTCGTCCTCGGCATCTGCTACGGCCTCCAGCTCCTCGTTCAGCGCCTCGGCGGCGAGGTCCGCGTCGGCCATACGCAGGAGTACGGCCGCATGGAGATCCACGTTGACAAGCCGTCTGACCTCTTCGGCAATGATAAAGTCGGCAGCAAGCAGGTTGTCTGGATGAGCCACGGCGACGAGGCTGCCGTCCTCCCCCCTGGCTTCCAAGTTGTCGCACGCAGCCAGCAGGGCGCAGTCGCCGCCATTGAGAATCCTTCTAGAAAGTTCTATGGCCTTCAGTATCACCCTGAG GTGACGCATACGCCGGAAGGGATGGAGACGTTGAAGCGCTTTCTGTTTGATGTTTGTAAAGTTGCTGCAGAGTGGAAGATGGAGGATGTGATGGAAGAAGAAATTAAGGTGATTAAGGAGACTGTTGGCCCTGATGAGCATGTCATATGTGCCTTGTCTGGTGGTGTGGATTCCACGGTTGCTGCTACTCTTGTGCATAAAGCCATTGGCGATCGCCTTCATTGTGTCTTTGTGGATAATGGATTGCTTAG GTATAAGGAGAGGGAACGTGTGATGGGGACATTCGAAAAGGATCTCCATTTACCAGTTGTATGTGTTGATGCTGTAGACCAATTTCTTTCGAAGTTGAATGGTGTCACTGATCCTGAGATGAAGAGGAAAATTATTGGG GTTTATTTGCATCTTTGATGCTTTTGCTCATGAGTTAGAGCAGAAACTGGGAAAGAAACCTTCTTACTTGGTTCAAGGAACCTTGTACCCTGATGTGATCGAATCCTGTCCGCCCCCTGGAAGTGGGAGAACCCATTCCCATACCATCAAGAGCCATCACAATGTTGGTGGTCTCCCAAAGGACATGAAGTTGAAGCTTATTGAACCTCTTAAACTACTATTCAAGGATGAG GTTCGTCAATTAGGGAAGATCTTAAATGTTCCTGAGGGCTTTCTAAAACGCCACCCATTCCCTGGCCCTGGTCTTGCAGTGAGAGTTTTAGGTGATGTTACAGAAGGAGATGCCTTAGAAATTCTCCGACAG GTTGATGAGATCTTCATTCAGTCAATCAAGGATGCGGGGCTTTACGATGAAATATGGCAAGCCTTTGCAGTTTTCTTGCCAATACGATCTGTTGGAGTTCAAGGTGATCAGAGAACACATTCCCATGTTGTTGCGCTCCGAGCTGTTACAAGTCAAGACGGAATGACCGCTGATTG GTACTACTTTGAGCACAAGTTCCTCGATGATGTAGCAAGAAAGATTTGTAATGGTGTGCGTGGTGTAAACCGAGTTGTGCAAGACATTACCTCAAAGCCACCATCAACAATTGAATGGGAATAA